A region of Gracilinanus agilis isolate LMUSP501 chromosome 3, AgileGrace, whole genome shotgun sequence DNA encodes the following proteins:
- the LOC123241131 gene encoding olfactory receptor 51B6-like translates to MWLNISSAPFLLTGFPGLEEAHQWISIPFFAVYVSVILGNGTLLFLIKNDHSLHEPMYYFLAMLAATDLGVTITTMPTVLGVLWLDQREIGHGVCFSQAYFVHSLSIVESGVLLAMAYDRFIAIRNPLRYTSIITNSRVVKIGVGALLRGCVSIVPPIVPLHWFPYCRSHSLSHAFCLHQDVIKLACADITFNRIYPVVLISFTVFLDSLIILLSYVLILKTVMGIASGEERAKALNTCVSHICCVLVFYVTVIGLSLIHRFGRHVPRVAHIAMSYVHFLFPPLVNPLIYSIKTKQIQRGILHMFSLCKSKD, encoded by the coding sequence ATGTGGCTCAATATCAGCTCAGCCCCTTTCCTTCTGACTGGTTTCCCAGGCCTGGAGGAAGCCCACCAGTGGATCTCAATTCCTTTTTTTGCTGTGTATGtttctgtgattctgggaaatggcaccctcctcttcctcatcaagAATGACCACAGTCTCCATGAGCCCATGTACTATTTCCTGGCCATGCTGGCAGCCACTGACCTTGGGGTAACTATAACCACAATGCCTACTGTACTGGGAGTTCTGTGGTTAGATCAAAGGGAGATTGGCCACGGGGTCTGCTTCTCCCAAGCCTACTTTGTCCATTCACTCTCCATAGTTGAATCAGGTGTCTTGCTTGCCATGGCTTATGATCGATTCATTGCCATTCGCAATCCCCTGAGATATACATCTATCATCACCAACTCCAGAGTGGTAAAGATTGGAGTTGGGGCACTACTAAGGGGCTGTGTGTCTATAGTTCCTCCAATAGTGCCCCTCCATTGGTTCCCTTACTGCCGTTCTCATAGTCTGTCTCATGCCTTCTGCCTCCACCAGGATGTTATCAAACTGGCTTGTGCAGATATCACTTTCAATCGCATCTACCCAGTTGTCCTGATTTCATTTACTGTATTCCTAGATTCACTGATTATCCTTTTGTCTTATGTACTAATCCTTAAAACAGTCATGGGCATTGCCTCAGGAGAGGAGCGAGCCAAAGCCCTTAACACCTGCGTCTCCCACATCTGCTGTGTTCTGGTCTTCTATGTCACAGTGATTGGCTTATCCCTCATCCACCGTTTTGGAAGGCATGTGCCACGTGTGGCTCACATTGCTATGAGCTATGTCCACTTCCTCTTCCCTCCGCTAGTGAACCCCCTCATCTATAGCATCAAAACCAAGCAGATTCAGCGTGGCATTCTTCACATGTTCTCTCTATGTAAATCCAAGGACTGA